One segment of Triticum aestivum cultivar Chinese Spring chromosome 2A, IWGSC CS RefSeq v2.1, whole genome shotgun sequence DNA contains the following:
- the LOC123187721 gene encoding uncharacterized protein: MRAQMETYADLGPDGGNPAPAKPAMEEPRAATEVVADPYLAGTDALPAPHPGTAAGARKRKAPAMAMGKAARKPRKPQVEEPIQMPVYYGLRKEFLSVEGNDLVEDCSDLFAENKCARVIGELQLQPQSMSLVDLQLWVFKLFRLHPETQDIDIKGFFKQHKRDLTDDESSEPDCSLEYYPWDIHYFRTDKCWSSFANKLKRKRNVTQRFMLYVQSSEVKHYHILLKAVNGDYSQLATVVLPGTKSLTGRFGFGAFVEDPTMTAEEIADYLTRHYGERISPVEAWRAKQFALESKFGTFYDSHNFAPRLLKEIARKNPGTFVDIKDAEVAGCEDFRVLQRMFWAFGQCLQAFHTCRPVLCIKGTPLCGKYQGMLLTAVALDANDFSIPVACAVVEDETKESWLWFLRNLERAVVHQSDVCIIHDYKKELIDAVEDLLNSRERQWRKAESRWCMEDLAENFFAYFGEKKLVMMFKKLCQQKRRHKFGKSGRS, encoded by the exons ATGCGCGCACAGATGGAAACCTACGCCGACCTCGGCCCCGACGGCGGCAACCCTGCTCCGGCGAAGCCGGCCATGGAGGAACCACGCGCCGCCACCGAGGTCGTTGCGGACCCctacctcgccggcaccgacgcgctccccgcccccCACCCG GGTACTGCCGCCGGCGCGAGGAAGCGGAAGGCCCCGGCTATGGCGATGGGGAAGGCTGCCAGGAAGCCTCGCAAGCCGCAG GTTGAAGAACCGATTCAGATGCCTGTGTACTATGGACTTAGAAAAGAGTTTCTCAGCGTGGAGGGCAATGATTTAGTTGAGGATTGCTCAGACCTTTTTGCAGAGAACAAATGTGCGCGTGTCATCGGCGAGCTACAGCTGCAGCCACAGTCCATGTCACTGGTGGATCTGCAGCTCTGGGTCTTCAAGCTGTTCCGGCTCCATCCAGAAACACAAGATATTGATATTAAGGGATTCTTCAAACAACACAAAAGGGACCTCACTGACGACGAGTCCTCCGAACCAGACTGTTCTTTGGAGTACTACCCGTGGGACATACATTATTTTAGGACTGACAAATGCTGGAGTTCCTTTGCCAATAAATTGAAGAGAAAAAGGAATGTGACACAGAGGTTCATGTTGTATGTGCAATCTTCTGAGGTCAAGCACTACCACATTTTGCTCAAAGCTGTAAATGGCGATTATTCTCAACTGGCGACGGTTGTGTTGCCCGGGACGAAAAGCCTGACGGGTCGCTTCGGCTTTGGTGCCTTTGTGGAAGACCCAACAATGACAGCTGAGGAAATTGCAGATTATCTCACTCGTCACTATGGCGAGCGGATTAGTCCTGTTGAGGCGTGGAGAGCAAAACAGTTTGCTCTGGAGAGTAAATTTGGAACCTTCTATGATTCACACAACTTTGCCCCGAGGTTACTTAAGGAAATAGCACGTAAAAACCCTGGTACTTTTGTTGACATCAAGGATGCAGAGGTTGCAGGGTGTGAAGATTTTCGAGTCCTGCAGCGTATGTTTTGGGCATTTGGACAGTGCTTACAGGCCTTCCATACCTGTCGCCCTGTGCTATGCATCAAGGGCACACCACTATGTGGGAAATATCAAGGGATGCTGTTGACTGCTGTAGCATTAGATGCTAATGATTTCTCCATTCCAGTAGCATGTGCTGTTGTCGAGGATGAGACCAAGGAAAGCTGGCTGTGGTTTCTTAGGAATTTGGAGCGAGCAGTGGTGCATCAGTCTGATGTGTGCATCATACACGACTACAAAAAGGAGTTGATTGATGCTGTGGAGGACCTTCTGAATTCCCGTGAACGACAGTGGCGTAAAGCAGAAAGCCGATGGTGCATGGAAGACCTTGCTGAAAACTTCTTTGCGTATTTTGGCGAGAAGAAGCTGGTGATGATGTTCAAGAAACTTTGCCAGCAGAAGCGACGCCATAAGTTCGGTAAATCTGGAAGGAGCTAG